A DNA window from Xiphias gladius isolate SHS-SW01 ecotype Sanya breed wild chromosome 3, ASM1685928v1, whole genome shotgun sequence contains the following coding sequences:
- the scn4ab gene encoding sodium channel protein type 4 subunit alpha B isoform X4, translating to MEYVFTGIYTFEAMIKVLSRGFCVGDFTFLRDPWNWLDFMVISMAYLTEFVDLGNVSALRTFRVLRALKTITVIPGLKTIVGALIQSVKKLADVMILTVFCLSVFALIGLQLFMGNLRQKCVLIVNQTSDNFDYHEYISNTENYYYLPGQLDPLLCGNSSDAGVCPEGYICLKVGSNPNYGYTSYDSFGWAFLALFRLMTQDFWENLFHLTLRAAGKTYMIFFVVVIFLGSFYLINLILAVVAMAYAEQNKATFAEAKQKEEEYTEILEALKRRDEEQAACRTELSEKPDSTHTSVEGQGHEQECTAKEDLEDDRRPCPPCWYAFADIFLKWNCCGCWRWLKQWLYTIVMDPFVDLGITICIVLNTVFMAMEHYPMTAEFEELLSIGNLVFTGIFTAEMVLKLLAMDPYYYFQVGWNIFDSIIVTMSLVELGLANVQGLSVLRSFRLMRVFKLAKSWPTLNMLIKIIGNSVGALGNLTLVLAIIVFIFAVVGMQLFGKNYKDCVCRIAEDCELPRWHMNDFFHAFLIIFRILCGEWIETMWDCMEVSGQAMCLMVFMMVLVIGNLVVLNLFLALLLSSFSGDNLAAPEDEGENNLQIAINRIKGAVAWTKSWILEHIMTLLGKKNHVNPDHIVVDSKEDDKNTKEVLPLTFVTSHQPVSEVNALSCSQGNLTSNYQNINFLRVPIAKAESESDFETPENEDEDEDEEEEEKEKHSECDESSVCSTVQKLPEVQEDKDDEAHDSNTPEDCCTEKCYHHCPLLDIDTSQGRGKVWSNFRRTCYSIVEHNYFETFIIFMILLSSGALAFEDIYLEQRRFIKTVLEYADQVFTYVFVVEMILKWLAYGFKTYFTNAWCWLDFLIVDVSLVSLTANILGYSELGAIKSLRTLRALRPLRALSRFEGMRVVVNALIGAIPSIFNVLLVCLIFWLIFSIMGVNLFAGKFYYCFNETSQEMFHPDQINNETECLALISENFTEVRWKNLKVNFDSVGMGYLSLLQVATFKGWMEIMYAAVDSREVESQPMYEDNLYMYLYFVCFIIFGSFFTLNLFIGVIIDNFNQQKAKLGGTDIFMTEEQKKYYNAMKKLGSKKPQKPVPRPENKFQGLVFDLVTKQFFDIFIMVLICLNMVTMMVETDEQSHEKEIILYWVNLTFIIIFTTECSLKIIALRQHYFAVGWNIFDFVVVILSIVGLLLADIIEKYFVSPTLFRVIRLARIGRILRLIRGAKGIRTLLFALMMSLPALFNIGLLLFLIMFIFSIFGMSNFAYVKKEAIMDDIFNFENFGNSMICLFMITTSAGWDGLLSPIMNTMPDCDPDFENPGSMVRGNCGSPAVGIVFFTTYIIMSFLVVVNMYIAIILENFNVATEESTDPLCEDDFEMFYETWEKFDPDASQFIQYSKLSDFCDTLQDPLRIPKPNTIKLIHMDLPLVPGDKIHCLDILLALTAQVLGDSGAMDTLKASMEEKFMANNPSKVSYEPISSTLRRKQEEVAATVIQRVYRKHLLRRTLKLASYKYREKTEGQRDKDSPPETEGLLFNRISQLYGDGQDRQEPGSGVSGEDPPPPARVELQSEFLLHTAPPLNTPYFLRHENLRESIV from the exons TCCTGACCGTGTTCTGTCTCAGCGTCTTCGCTCTGATTGGTCTGCAGCTCTTCATGGGAAACCTGAGGCAAAAGTGTGTCCTGATTGTAAACCAAACATCTGACAACTTTGATTATCATGAGTACATCAGCAACACAG AGAACTACTATTACCTGCCTGGTCAGCTTGATCCTCTGCTATGTGGAAACAGTTCTGATGCCGG GGTCTGTCCGGAGGGTTACATCTGTTTGAAGGTGGGGAGCAATCCAAACTACGGCTATACCAGCTATGACTCTTTTGGTTGGGCGTTCCTGGCTCTGTTCAGACTGATGACCCAGGATTTCTGGGAAAACCTCTTCCATTTG acGTTGCGAGCGGCAGGTAAAACCTATATGATCTTCTTCGTGGTCGTCATCTTCCTTGGCTCATTTTATCTCATTAACCTGATCCTGGCTGTGGTTGCCATGGCGTATGCCGAGCAGAACAAGGCCACCTTCGCCGAGGCcaaacagaaggaggaggagtacACTGAGATCCTGGAGGCACTTAAGAGGAGAGACGAGGAG CAGGCAGCCTGCAGGACAGAGCTCTCAGAGAAACCAGACTCAACCCACACATCCGTTGAAGGACAGGGACATGAGCAAGAATGCACTGCCAAGGAAG ACCTTGAGGATGACCGGAGACCGTGTCCCCCATGTTGGTACGCCTTCGCTGACATTTTCCTTAAGTGGAACTGTTGTGGCTGCTGGCGGTGGCTCAAACAGTGGCTCTATACTATTGTCATGGACCCGTTTGTAGACCTTGGCATCACCATCTGCATCGTCCTCAACACCGTCTTCATGGCCATGGAGCATTATCCAATGACGGCGGAGTTTGAGGAGCTGCTGAGCATTGGAAATCTG GTCTTCACAGGGATCTTCACAGCTGAGATGGTCCTCAAACTTCTGGCCATGGATCCGTATTATTACTTCCAG GTTGGCTGGAACATCTTTGACAGCATCATTGTCACCATGAGTCTGGTGGAGCTAGGATTGGCTAACGTTCAGGGTCTGTCTGTGCTGCGCTCATTCCGATTG ATGCGAGTCTTTAAGCTGGCCAAGTCATGGCCAACCCTCAACATGCTCATTAAAATCATTGGGAACTCGGTGGGTGCTCTGGGGAACCTGACTCTGGTTCTGGCCATTATCGTCTTCATCTTCGCCGTCGTTGGCATGCAGCTGTTTGGGAAGAACTACAAAGACTGCGTCTGTCGCATTGCAGAGGACTGCGAGCTCCCTCGCTGGCACATGAACGACTTCTTCCATGCCTTCCTCATCATCTTCAGGATCCTGTGTGGAGAGTGGATCGAGACCATGTGGGACTGCATGGAGGTCTCTGGTCAGGCCATGTGTCTGATGGTCTTCATGATGGTCCTGGTCATCGGAAACCTGGTG GTCCTGAATCTGTTCCTTGCCTTGTTGCTGAGCTCATTCAGTGGTGATAATCTGGCTGCTCCAGAAGATGAAGGTGAAAACAACTTGCAGATCGCCATAAATCGGATCAAAGGAGCTGTTGCCTGGACAAAGTCCTGGATCCTAGAGCATATCATGACTTTATTGGGAAAGAAGAACCATGTTAACCCAGACCACATCG TGGTTGACAGTAAAGAAGATGACAAGAATACGAAGGAGGTTTTGCCTTTGACGTTTGTGACCTCACACCAGCCAGTGTCAGAGGTCAACGCCCTTAGCTGTAGCCAGGGCAACCTGACCAGCAACTACCAAAACATCAACTTCCTGAGAGTGCCCATTGCCAAGGCTGAGTCTGAGTCTGATTTCGAGACACCTGAAaatgaagatgaggatgaggatgaagaggaagaagagaaagaaaagcattcCGAA tgtgacgAGTCGTCAGTCTGCAGCACTGTACAGAAACTTCCTGAAGTCCAGGAGGATAAAGACGATGAAGCTCATGATTCAAACACACCTGAGGACTGCTGTACCGAAa AGTGTTATCATCACTGTCCACTCCTCGACATAGACACGTCCCAGGGCAGGGGGAAAGTCTGGTCTAACTTCAGGAGAACCTGTTACTCCATCGTAGAACACAACTACTTTGAGACCTTCATCATCTTTATGATCCTGTTGAGCAGTGGAGCTCTG GCATTTGAGGACATCTACCTGGAGCAGCGTCGTTTTATAAAGACGGTTCTGGAGTATGCAGACCAGGTGTTCACCTATGTGTTTGTGGTGGAGATGATTCTCAAATGGCTCGCCTATGGATTCAAGACCTACTTCACCAATGCCTGGTGCTGGCTGGACTTCCTCATTGTAGAT GTGTCTCTGGTGTCTCTGACAGCAAACATCCTAGGATACTCTGAGCTGGGAGCCATTAAGTCTCTAAGAACTCTAAGGGCTCTTAGACCCCTGAGGGCCCTGTCCCGCTTCGAGGGCATGAGG GTGGTGGTGAATGCTCTGATTGGAGCGATCCCTTCCATCTTTAACGTTCTGCTGGTCTGTCTGATCTTCTGGCTGATCTTCAGCATCATGGGAGTCAATCTGTTTGCAGGAAAGTTTTATTACTGTTTCAATGAGACATCACAGGAGATGTTTCATCCTGACCAGATCAACAACGAGACTGAGTGTTTAGCTCTGATCAGTGAAAACTTCACTGAGGTCCGCTGGAAGAACCTGAAGGTCAACTTTGACAGTGTGGGAATGGGCTACCTCTCACTGCTGCAAGTG GCAACATTTAAAGGCTGGATGGAAATCATGTATGCTGCAGTTGACTCCAGAGAG GTGGAGTCCCAGCCAATGTACGAGGATAACTTGTACATGTACCTATACTTCGTCTGTTTCATCATCTTTGGCTCCTTCTTCACCCTCAACCTCTTCATAGGAGTCATCATCGACAACTTCAACCAGCAGAAAGCCAAG TTGGGAGGAACAGATATTTTCATGACGGAGGAGCAGAAGAAATATTACAATGCCATGAAGAAACTGGGCTCTAAGAAGCCTCAGAAACCTGTTCCACGACCTGAG AACAAGTTCCAGGGTCTGGTCTTTGACCTGgtgacaaaacagtttttcGACATCTTCATCATGGTGTTGATCTGCCTCAACATGGTGACCATGATGGTGGAGACAGACGAGCAGAGCCATGAGAAAGAAATCATCCTGTACTGGGTCAATctcaccttcatcatcatcttcaccaCAGAGTGCTCTCTAAAGATCATTGCGCTCAGGCAGCACTACTTTGCTGTCGGCTGgaacatttttgactttgtgGTCGTCATCCTGTCCATTGTAG GCCTTCTCCTTGCTGACATCATAGAGAAGTATTTTGTCTCGCCCACGCTCTTTCGTGTGATCCGATTGGCTCGAATCGGTCGAATCCTTCGTCTCATCCGGGGAGCTAAGGGGATCCGGACACTGCTGTTCGCCCTGATGATGTCACTTCCTGCCCTCTTCAATATaggcctcctcctcttcctcatcatgTTCATCTTCTCCATCTTCGGGATGTCAAACTTTGCTTATGTGAAGAAGGAGGCCATAATGGACGACATTTTTAACTTTGAGAACTTTGGGAACAGCATgatctgtttgtttatgatcACCACGTCAGCTGGATGGGATGGTCTGCTGAGTCCCATCATGAACACCATGCCAGACTGCGACCCAGACTTTGAGAACCCGGGGTCAATGGTCAGAGGGAACTGTGGCAGCCCAGCGGTAGGAATAGTCTTTTTCACCACCTACATCATCATGTCCTTCCTAGTGGTGGTCAACATGTATATTGCCATCATCCTGGAGAACTTCAACGTGGCAACAGAGGAGAGCACCGACCCACTGTGTGAGGACGACTTTGAGATGTTTTATGAAACCTGGGAGAAGTTTGACCCTGATGCCTCGCAGTTTATACAGTATAG TAAGCTGTCAGATTTCTGCGACACTCTACAGGATCCTCTGAGGATTCCCAAACCCAATACCATCAAACTGATCCACATGGATCTGCCTCTGGTTCCTGGAGACAAGATCCACTGTTTGGACATCCTTCTTGCACTCACTGCACAG GTGTTGGGTGATTCAGGAGCAATGGACACTCTCAAAGCCAGCATGGAGGAGAAATTCATGGCCAACAACCCCTCAAAg GTGTCGTATGAACCGATCAGCAGCACTCTGCggaggaaacaggaggaggTGGCGGCGACAGTGATCCAGCGAGTGTACAGGAAACACCTCCTGCGGCGGACGCTCAAACTTGCGTCCTACAAATACCGCGAGAAGACAGAGGGACAACGAGACAAGGATTCACCGCCAGAGACAGAAGGACTTCTCTTTAATAGGATCAGTCAGCTTTATGGAGATGGCCAGGACAGACAGGAGCCTGGTTCTGGTGTTTCAGGTGAGGACCCACCTCCTCCCGCCCGGGTGGAGCTTCAGAGTGAGTTTCTCCTACATACTGCTCCTCCCCTCAACACCCCTTACTTCCTGCGACATGAGAACCTGAGGGAGTCTATCGTGTGA
- the scn4ab gene encoding sodium channel protein type 4 subunit alpha B isoform X3, which yields MVTILTNCVFMTMSDPPAWSKTVEYVFTGIYTFEAMIKVLSRGFCVGDFTFLRDPWNWLDFMVISMAYLTEFVDLGNVSALRTFRVLRALKTITVIPGLKTIVGALIQSVKKLADVMILTVFCLSVFALIGLQLFMGNLRQKCVLIVNQTSDNFDYHEYISNTENYYYLPGQLDPLLCGNSSDAGVCPEGYICLKVGSNPNYGYTSYDSFGWAFLALFRLMTQDFWENLFHLTLRAAGKTYMIFFVVVIFLGSFYLINLILAVVAMAYAEQNKATFAEAKQKEEEYTEILEALKRRDEEQAACRTELSEKPDSTHTSVEGQGHEQECTAKEDLEDDRRPCPPCWYAFADIFLKWNCCGCWRWLKQWLYTIVMDPFVDLGITICIVLNTVFMAMEHYPMTAEFEELLSIGNLVFTGIFTAEMVLKLLAMDPYYYFQVGWNIFDSIIVTMSLVELGLANVQGLSVLRSFRLMRVFKLAKSWPTLNMLIKIIGNSVGALGNLTLVLAIIVFIFAVVGMQLFGKNYKDCVCRIAEDCELPRWHMNDFFHAFLIIFRILCGEWIETMWDCMEVSGQAMCLMVFMMVLVIGNLVVLNLFLALLLSSFSGDNLAAPEDEGENNLQIAINRIKGAVAWTKSWILEHIMTLLGKKNHVNPDHIVVDSKEDDKNTKEVLPLTFVTSHQPVSEVNALSCSQGNLTSNYQNINFLRVPIAKAESESDFETPENEDEDEDEEEEEKEKHSECDESSVCSTVQKLPEVQEDKDDEAHDSNTPEDCCTEKCYHHCPLLDIDTSQGRGKVWSNFRRTCYSIVEHNYFETFIIFMILLSSGALAFEDIYLEQRRFIKTVLEYADQVFTYVFVVEMILKWLAYGFKTYFTNAWCWLDFLIVDVSLVSLTANILGYSELGAIKSLRTLRALRPLRALSRFEGMRVVVNALIGAIPSIFNVLLVCLIFWLIFSIMGVNLFAGKFYYCFNETSQEMFHPDQINNETECLALISENFTEVRWKNLKVNFDSVGMGYLSLLQVATFKGWMEIMYAAVDSREVESQPMYEDNLYMYLYFVCFIIFGSFFTLNLFIGVIIDNFNQQKAKLGGTDIFMTEEQKKYYNAMKKLGSKKPQKPVPRPENKFQGLVFDLVTKQFFDIFIMVLICLNMVTMMVETDEQSHEKEIILYWVNLTFIIIFTTECSLKIIALRQHYFAVGWNIFDFVVVILSIVGLLLADIIEKYFVSPTLFRVIRLARIGRILRLIRGAKGIRTLLFALMMSLPALFNIGLLLFLIMFIFSIFGMSNFAYVKKEAIMDDIFNFENFGNSMICLFMITTSAGWDGLLSPIMNTMPDCDPDFENPGSMVRGNCGSPAVGIVFFTTYIIMSFLVVVNMYIAIILENFNVATEESTDPLCEDDFEMFYETWEKFDPDASQFIQYSKLSDFCDTLQDPLRIPKPNTIKLIHMDLPLVPGDKIHCLDILLALTAQVLGDSGAMDTLKASMEEKFMANNPSKVSYEPISSTLRRKQEEVAATVIQRVYRKHLLRRTLKLASYKYREKTEGQRDKDSPPETEGLLFNRISQLYGDGQDRQEPGSGVSGEDPPPPARVELQSEFLLHTAPPLNTPYFLRHENLRESIV from the exons TCCTGACCGTGTTCTGTCTCAGCGTCTTCGCTCTGATTGGTCTGCAGCTCTTCATGGGAAACCTGAGGCAAAAGTGTGTCCTGATTGTAAACCAAACATCTGACAACTTTGATTATCATGAGTACATCAGCAACACAG AGAACTACTATTACCTGCCTGGTCAGCTTGATCCTCTGCTATGTGGAAACAGTTCTGATGCCGG GGTCTGTCCGGAGGGTTACATCTGTTTGAAGGTGGGGAGCAATCCAAACTACGGCTATACCAGCTATGACTCTTTTGGTTGGGCGTTCCTGGCTCTGTTCAGACTGATGACCCAGGATTTCTGGGAAAACCTCTTCCATTTG acGTTGCGAGCGGCAGGTAAAACCTATATGATCTTCTTCGTGGTCGTCATCTTCCTTGGCTCATTTTATCTCATTAACCTGATCCTGGCTGTGGTTGCCATGGCGTATGCCGAGCAGAACAAGGCCACCTTCGCCGAGGCcaaacagaaggaggaggagtacACTGAGATCCTGGAGGCACTTAAGAGGAGAGACGAGGAG CAGGCAGCCTGCAGGACAGAGCTCTCAGAGAAACCAGACTCAACCCACACATCCGTTGAAGGACAGGGACATGAGCAAGAATGCACTGCCAAGGAAG ACCTTGAGGATGACCGGAGACCGTGTCCCCCATGTTGGTACGCCTTCGCTGACATTTTCCTTAAGTGGAACTGTTGTGGCTGCTGGCGGTGGCTCAAACAGTGGCTCTATACTATTGTCATGGACCCGTTTGTAGACCTTGGCATCACCATCTGCATCGTCCTCAACACCGTCTTCATGGCCATGGAGCATTATCCAATGACGGCGGAGTTTGAGGAGCTGCTGAGCATTGGAAATCTG GTCTTCACAGGGATCTTCACAGCTGAGATGGTCCTCAAACTTCTGGCCATGGATCCGTATTATTACTTCCAG GTTGGCTGGAACATCTTTGACAGCATCATTGTCACCATGAGTCTGGTGGAGCTAGGATTGGCTAACGTTCAGGGTCTGTCTGTGCTGCGCTCATTCCGATTG ATGCGAGTCTTTAAGCTGGCCAAGTCATGGCCAACCCTCAACATGCTCATTAAAATCATTGGGAACTCGGTGGGTGCTCTGGGGAACCTGACTCTGGTTCTGGCCATTATCGTCTTCATCTTCGCCGTCGTTGGCATGCAGCTGTTTGGGAAGAACTACAAAGACTGCGTCTGTCGCATTGCAGAGGACTGCGAGCTCCCTCGCTGGCACATGAACGACTTCTTCCATGCCTTCCTCATCATCTTCAGGATCCTGTGTGGAGAGTGGATCGAGACCATGTGGGACTGCATGGAGGTCTCTGGTCAGGCCATGTGTCTGATGGTCTTCATGATGGTCCTGGTCATCGGAAACCTGGTG GTCCTGAATCTGTTCCTTGCCTTGTTGCTGAGCTCATTCAGTGGTGATAATCTGGCTGCTCCAGAAGATGAAGGTGAAAACAACTTGCAGATCGCCATAAATCGGATCAAAGGAGCTGTTGCCTGGACAAAGTCCTGGATCCTAGAGCATATCATGACTTTATTGGGAAAGAAGAACCATGTTAACCCAGACCACATCG TGGTTGACAGTAAAGAAGATGACAAGAATACGAAGGAGGTTTTGCCTTTGACGTTTGTGACCTCACACCAGCCAGTGTCAGAGGTCAACGCCCTTAGCTGTAGCCAGGGCAACCTGACCAGCAACTACCAAAACATCAACTTCCTGAGAGTGCCCATTGCCAAGGCTGAGTCTGAGTCTGATTTCGAGACACCTGAAaatgaagatgaggatgaggatgaagaggaagaagagaaagaaaagcattcCGAA tgtgacgAGTCGTCAGTCTGCAGCACTGTACAGAAACTTCCTGAAGTCCAGGAGGATAAAGACGATGAAGCTCATGATTCAAACACACCTGAGGACTGCTGTACCGAAa AGTGTTATCATCACTGTCCACTCCTCGACATAGACACGTCCCAGGGCAGGGGGAAAGTCTGGTCTAACTTCAGGAGAACCTGTTACTCCATCGTAGAACACAACTACTTTGAGACCTTCATCATCTTTATGATCCTGTTGAGCAGTGGAGCTCTG GCATTTGAGGACATCTACCTGGAGCAGCGTCGTTTTATAAAGACGGTTCTGGAGTATGCAGACCAGGTGTTCACCTATGTGTTTGTGGTGGAGATGATTCTCAAATGGCTCGCCTATGGATTCAAGACCTACTTCACCAATGCCTGGTGCTGGCTGGACTTCCTCATTGTAGAT GTGTCTCTGGTGTCTCTGACAGCAAACATCCTAGGATACTCTGAGCTGGGAGCCATTAAGTCTCTAAGAACTCTAAGGGCTCTTAGACCCCTGAGGGCCCTGTCCCGCTTCGAGGGCATGAGG GTGGTGGTGAATGCTCTGATTGGAGCGATCCCTTCCATCTTTAACGTTCTGCTGGTCTGTCTGATCTTCTGGCTGATCTTCAGCATCATGGGAGTCAATCTGTTTGCAGGAAAGTTTTATTACTGTTTCAATGAGACATCACAGGAGATGTTTCATCCTGACCAGATCAACAACGAGACTGAGTGTTTAGCTCTGATCAGTGAAAACTTCACTGAGGTCCGCTGGAAGAACCTGAAGGTCAACTTTGACAGTGTGGGAATGGGCTACCTCTCACTGCTGCAAGTG GCAACATTTAAAGGCTGGATGGAAATCATGTATGCTGCAGTTGACTCCAGAGAG GTGGAGTCCCAGCCAATGTACGAGGATAACTTGTACATGTACCTATACTTCGTCTGTTTCATCATCTTTGGCTCCTTCTTCACCCTCAACCTCTTCATAGGAGTCATCATCGACAACTTCAACCAGCAGAAAGCCAAG TTGGGAGGAACAGATATTTTCATGACGGAGGAGCAGAAGAAATATTACAATGCCATGAAGAAACTGGGCTCTAAGAAGCCTCAGAAACCTGTTCCACGACCTGAG AACAAGTTCCAGGGTCTGGTCTTTGACCTGgtgacaaaacagtttttcGACATCTTCATCATGGTGTTGATCTGCCTCAACATGGTGACCATGATGGTGGAGACAGACGAGCAGAGCCATGAGAAAGAAATCATCCTGTACTGGGTCAATctcaccttcatcatcatcttcaccaCAGAGTGCTCTCTAAAGATCATTGCGCTCAGGCAGCACTACTTTGCTGTCGGCTGgaacatttttgactttgtgGTCGTCATCCTGTCCATTGTAG GCCTTCTCCTTGCTGACATCATAGAGAAGTATTTTGTCTCGCCCACGCTCTTTCGTGTGATCCGATTGGCTCGAATCGGTCGAATCCTTCGTCTCATCCGGGGAGCTAAGGGGATCCGGACACTGCTGTTCGCCCTGATGATGTCACTTCCTGCCCTCTTCAATATaggcctcctcctcttcctcatcatgTTCATCTTCTCCATCTTCGGGATGTCAAACTTTGCTTATGTGAAGAAGGAGGCCATAATGGACGACATTTTTAACTTTGAGAACTTTGGGAACAGCATgatctgtttgtttatgatcACCACGTCAGCTGGATGGGATGGTCTGCTGAGTCCCATCATGAACACCATGCCAGACTGCGACCCAGACTTTGAGAACCCGGGGTCAATGGTCAGAGGGAACTGTGGCAGCCCAGCGGTAGGAATAGTCTTTTTCACCACCTACATCATCATGTCCTTCCTAGTGGTGGTCAACATGTATATTGCCATCATCCTGGAGAACTTCAACGTGGCAACAGAGGAGAGCACCGACCCACTGTGTGAGGACGACTTTGAGATGTTTTATGAAACCTGGGAGAAGTTTGACCCTGATGCCTCGCAGTTTATACAGTATAG TAAGCTGTCAGATTTCTGCGACACTCTACAGGATCCTCTGAGGATTCCCAAACCCAATACCATCAAACTGATCCACATGGATCTGCCTCTGGTTCCTGGAGACAAGATCCACTGTTTGGACATCCTTCTTGCACTCACTGCACAG GTGTTGGGTGATTCAGGAGCAATGGACACTCTCAAAGCCAGCATGGAGGAGAAATTCATGGCCAACAACCCCTCAAAg GTGTCGTATGAACCGATCAGCAGCACTCTGCggaggaaacaggaggaggTGGCGGCGACAGTGATCCAGCGAGTGTACAGGAAACACCTCCTGCGGCGGACGCTCAAACTTGCGTCCTACAAATACCGCGAGAAGACAGAGGGACAACGAGACAAGGATTCACCGCCAGAGACAGAAGGACTTCTCTTTAATAGGATCAGTCAGCTTTATGGAGATGGCCAGGACAGACAGGAGCCTGGTTCTGGTGTTTCAGGTGAGGACCCACCTCCTCCCGCCCGGGTGGAGCTTCAGAGTGAGTTTCTCCTACATACTGCTCCTCCCCTCAACACCCCTTACTTCCTGCGACATGAGAACCTGAGGGAGTCTATCGTGTGA